A stretch of Cucumis sativus cultivar 9930 chromosome 2, Cucumber_9930_V3, whole genome shotgun sequence DNA encodes these proteins:
- the LOC101205660 gene encoding uncharacterized protein LOC101205660 — protein sequence MPRPGPRPYECVRRAWHSDRHQPMRGSIIQQIFRVVNENHTPATKKNKEWQEKLPIVVFRAEEIMYSKANSEVEYMNLETLWDRLNDAVNTIIRRDESSESGELLPPCVEAALNLGCVPVRASRSQRHSNPRTYLTPRGQEPTSTLATTLNKATDERRLPVSPLHPGNQLNFARAKSMNSSFFASERSSQIKQHNNPTIPSTPAFLIENVPVVHNNYSMTETNTPLNLGSVYPLYYGIRCQTEEPNLSSQISADANQQTIFLGRPIISSAEPAEHSLRSYKTGNAMSRFPSEFITAREEKLPDTECDLSLRLGVPSLPCVSSRKTWALETGDVAPSSSRERHQFHDQTTYANEEFSFFPTRTEFERFGSCSNMWSSDGGGQISESSTKKRKEPFCSNQENEPFCLPPEVPSYWFDSQTKGSGL from the exons ATGCCGAGGCCAGGCCCGAGACCGTACGAGTGTGTGCGGAGAGCTTGGCATAGCGATAGGCACCAACCCATGAGAGGTTCTATTATTCAGCAAATTTTCAG GGTTGTCAATGAGAATCATACCCCTGCTACTAAAAAGAACAAGGAATGGCAAGAGAAATTGCCGATTGTTGTTTTCAGAGCTGAAGAAATCATGTATTCTAAAGCTAATTCCGAG GTTGAGTATATGAATCTTGAGACGCTTTGGGACCGTTTAAATGATGCTGTTAACACTATAATTCGGAGAGATGAAAGTAGTGAAAGTGGTGAGCTTTTGCCTCCATGTGTTGAAG CTGCACTTAACCTCGGTTGTGTTCCGGTACGAGCTTCTAGAAGCCAACGCCATAGCAACCCGAGGACTTATCTTACTCCAAGGGGTCAAGAACCAACATCTACTCTTGCCACTACATTGAATAAAGCCACCGATGAGAGACGCCTACCGGTATCGCCATTACACCCTGGCAACCAGTTGAACTTTGCAAGAGCCAAGAGTATGAACTCCAGTTTTTTTGCTTCAGAGCGCAGTAGCCAAATAAAACAACATAACAACCCTACCATTCCGAGTACCCCTGCTTTCTTGATTGAGAATGTCCCAGTTGTTCATAACAACTATTCAATGACTGAGACCAACACCCCACTTAACTTGGGATCTGTTTATCCATTGTATTATGGAATTCGTTGTCAAACTGAAGAACCCAATTTAAGCTCCCAGATATCTGCAGACGCCAACCAACAGACTATATTTTTGGGTAGACCAATCATATCAAGTGCAGAGCCTGCTGAGCACAGCCTCCGGTCTTACAAGACCGGAAATGCTATGAGCAGATTCCCATCAGAATTTATCACAGCCAGAGAAGAAAAGCTACCAGACACAGAATGTGATTTATCTTTAAGGTTGGGTGTACCTTCCTTGCCATGTGTAAGCAGCAGGAAAACTTGGGCTCTTGAAACTGGAGACGTTGCTCCAAGCAGTTCTCGGGAGAGACACCAATTCCATGATCAAACCACTTATGCGAATGAAGAATTCAGTTTTTTCCCAACCAGGACTGAGTTTGAACGCTTCGGTTCCTGTTCAAATATGTGGAGTTCAGATGGTGGTGGTCAGATTTCAGAATCTTCCACAAAAAAACGCAAAGAGCCATTTTGTAGCAATCAGGAGAATGAACCATTTTGTTTGCCACCTGAGGTTCCATCTTATTGGTTTGACAGTCAAACTAAAGGGTCAGGTTTGTAG